The Sulfitobacter sp. DSM 110093 genome includes a window with the following:
- a CDS encoding ABC transporter permease — protein MSTQPTNRFVDTTPWVDTPDISVPERSDMDAPAWRLMWRSFRRHKLALICGIFLLISYLILPIAGFIAPYTPNERSADYLYAPPQSINLWHEDAFIGPYVYPITAEADLENYRWTYTTDETTPLPLRFFCEGEGYKLFGLIPSDTHLFCAPEGASLFLWGSDRLGRDVFSRILYGAQLSLTVGLIGITVSFALGITFGAMAGYFGGKIDWFLNRVIEILRSLPELPLWLALSAAVPSNWGPVAVFFVISIILGILDWPGLARSVRAKFLSLREEEYVKAAEMMGAKPGRVIRRHLLPNFMSHLIASATLSIPAMILGETALSYLGLGLRAPAVSWGVMLNDAQNLASIEIYWWTAIPMLPIIVVVLAFNFLGDGLRASLDPYKN, from the coding sequence ATGAGTACACAGCCTACCAATCGATTTGTCGACACCACACCTTGGGTGGACACCCCTGATATTTCAGTGCCCGAGCGATCGGATATGGATGCACCCGCGTGGCGACTGATGTGGCGCAGTTTCCGACGGCATAAGCTCGCGCTCATCTGCGGCATCTTCTTGTTGATCTCTTACCTGATCTTGCCGATCGCCGGTTTTATCGCGCCTTACACGCCGAACGAACGCAGTGCCGATTATCTCTATGCCCCGCCGCAAAGCATCAACCTTTGGCATGAAGATGCTTTCATCGGCCCATACGTCTATCCGATCACAGCCGAGGCCGATCTAGAGAATTACCGTTGGACTTACACCACCGATGAGACCACCCCCCTGCCGTTGCGGTTTTTCTGCGAGGGGGAAGGCTACAAGCTTTTTGGATTGATCCCATCAGACACGCATCTTTTCTGTGCGCCTGAGGGCGCAAGCCTGTTCCTTTGGGGGTCTGACCGTTTGGGCCGCGATGTGTTCAGCAGGATCTTATACGGTGCGCAACTGTCGCTGACCGTAGGACTTATCGGCATCACTGTGTCCTTCGCGCTTGGTATCACCTTCGGCGCGATGGCGGGCTATTTCGGTGGCAAGATCGACTGGTTTCTTAACCGCGTGATCGAGATACTGCGCAGCCTTCCTGAATTGCCGCTTTGGCTTGCGCTTTCGGCGGCAGTGCCGTCCAATTGGGGACCGGTGGCGGTCTTTTTTGTGATCTCGATCATTCTAGGCATCCTTGATTGGCCCGGATTGGCGCGATCCGTGCGGGCCAAATTCCTGTCTCTACGCGAGGAGGAATACGTTAAGGCCGCCGAGATGATGGGCGCCAAGCCCGGCCGTGTCATCCGCCGCCATTTGCTGCCCAACTTTATGTCCCACCTGATTGCCAGTGCGACGCTTTCGATACCCGCCATGATCCTTGGAGAAACAGCGCTCAGCTACCTTGGGTTGGGCCTCCGCGCGCCTGCCGTCAGTTGGGGGGTGATGCTGAATGATGCCCAGAACCTCGCCAGCATCGAGATCTATTGGTGGACCGCAATACCGATGCTGCCGATCATCGTGGTGGTACTGGCGTTCAACTTCCTTGGGGACGGGCTCCGCGCCTCTCTGGATCCTTACAAGAATTGA
- a CDS encoding mechanosensitive ion channel family protein gives MFTGTGTAEAADTPDIDLILRRAAENGVGVVVIDSSGQVLGDLPASEAELAESDGPSSMMRMQDRAAKFRAALVERLLTLPVAFNEVLYILRAASPDGTLWAFGKALLLCLLMFGVGVIVERKIYGQRLMKRIITKQVRENPQGYVEKIPFLVLRFVVGVGGVLVSMAVAYVLGTLLFGPLTDTAMQFTVTLINIGYFSCRFVAGLWRMILSPFLGQYRIPALNDRDAKRLHRWLWVLASAEICAILFGIWIAELGLNSDAYAFLASVMSAALVLLNILLVLVNRSAISRALRNGKPPEETSIIVRFLSRAWAPIVCLYAVFAWIDLTVNLVLGNANAAPLIAGAYGILITIIVVYGLINFGIERGFARTRALRRVNAERETKGARQSQALEEESGADALQQEPQHETAADTVMPRQSLSTYEELARRVAGILSFVAGTYAFFYIWDNNGAEMVEGFASQLLDIMVVIFIGYVIYHAIRIWIDSKIKEETPDLDAGELGDEGGGSSASRLATLLPLFRNFTLILVVVTILLIVLMEVGINVGPLFAGAGIIGIAIGFGSQALVRDVFAGAFFLFDDAFRKGEYLDVGNVKGTVEKISVRSFQLRHHLGALHTIPFGELQVITNYSRDWVMMKLPLRVTYDTDIEKVRKLIKRLGQDLLSDPEIGEAFILPLKSQGVIEMQDSAMIIRVKFMTKPGDQWLARKKVYQEIRTLFEREGIKFAHREVTVRLADGNPDDLTDAQKRKVAAAAHASLDEDMLERDDRGESSTDDR, from the coding sequence TTGTTTACGGGCACGGGCACTGCGGAAGCCGCAGACACCCCTGATATCGACTTGATCCTGCGCAGAGCAGCCGAAAACGGTGTTGGCGTGGTGGTGATCGACAGCTCTGGTCAAGTTTTAGGCGACCTTCCCGCATCTGAGGCAGAATTGGCCGAGAGCGACGGCCCGTCATCAATGATGCGGATGCAGGACCGCGCCGCCAAATTTCGCGCCGCGCTGGTGGAGCGGCTGCTGACCCTTCCGGTCGCGTTCAATGAGGTTCTCTATATCTTGCGCGCAGCCAGCCCAGACGGAACACTTTGGGCCTTTGGCAAGGCATTGTTGTTATGTCTGCTAATGTTTGGCGTGGGCGTCATCGTAGAACGGAAAATCTACGGTCAACGCCTGATGAAAAGGATCATTACAAAACAGGTTCGCGAGAATCCGCAAGGCTACGTCGAGAAAATTCCCTTTCTTGTGCTTCGCTTTGTTGTTGGGGTGGGCGGCGTCCTTGTATCAATGGCGGTGGCCTATGTACTCGGCACCCTGCTCTTTGGCCCGCTGACCGATACGGCGATGCAGTTCACTGTAACGCTCATCAATATCGGCTATTTCTCTTGTCGCTTTGTCGCCGGTCTATGGCGCATGATCTTGTCGCCGTTCCTTGGGCAATACCGTATTCCCGCGCTTAATGATCGGGATGCCAAACGGTTGCATCGTTGGCTTTGGGTGCTGGCGTCCGCCGAGATCTGCGCAATTCTGTTTGGCATCTGGATCGCAGAGCTTGGCTTGAATTCCGACGCCTATGCGTTCTTGGCCTCTGTGATGTCTGCCGCGTTGGTGCTGTTGAACATACTGCTGGTGCTGGTCAATCGTAGCGCCATCAGCCGCGCGCTTCGCAACGGCAAACCGCCCGAGGAAACGTCGATTATCGTGCGCTTTTTGTCGCGGGCATGGGCGCCCATCGTTTGTCTTTATGCCGTCTTCGCATGGATTGATCTGACGGTTAACCTTGTTCTTGGCAACGCCAATGCGGCCCCGTTGATTGCGGGCGCCTACGGGATCTTGATCACGATCATCGTTGTCTATGGTCTGATCAATTTCGGGATCGAACGCGGCTTTGCCCGGACCCGCGCGTTGCGTCGGGTGAACGCTGAAAGGGAAACCAAGGGCGCGCGCCAAAGCCAAGCGCTAGAAGAAGAAAGCGGGGCGGATGCGCTGCAACAAGAGCCGCAGCATGAAACCGCAGCGGATACCGTGATGCCGCGGCAATCCCTAAGTACTTACGAGGAACTGGCACGCCGAGTGGCGGGCATTTTGTCCTTTGTCGCGGGGACCTATGCGTTTTTCTATATCTGGGACAATAACGGCGCTGAAATGGTCGAAGGCTTTGCCTCCCAGCTTTTGGATATCATGGTCGTCATCTTCATCGGCTATGTCATTTATCATGCCATCCGCATCTGGATCGACAGTAAGATCAAAGAAGAAACACCCGATCTGGATGCGGGCGAGCTGGGCGATGAAGGCGGCGGCTCTAGCGCCAGTCGGCTGGCCACGCTGCTGCCGTTGTTTCGCAATTTCACGCTGATCCTTGTTGTGGTCACGATCTTGCTGATTGTTTTGATGGAGGTCGGTATCAATGTCGGCCCATTGTTCGCCGGGGCCGGAATCATTGGCATCGCCATTGGTTTTGGCAGTCAGGCGCTGGTGCGGGATGTCTTTGCCGGGGCGTTTTTCCTTTTTGATGATGCATTCCGAAAGGGCGAATATCTAGATGTTGGCAACGTCAAAGGCACGGTTGAGAAGATCTCGGTCCGTTCTTTCCAACTGCGTCACCATTTGGGAGCGCTGCACACCATTCCGTTTGGTGAATTGCAGGTGATCACCAATTATTCGCGCGATTGGGTGATGATGAAGCTGCCATTACGGGTGACCTATGACACCGATATCGAAAAGGTCCGTAAGCTGATCAAAAGGTTGGGCCAAGACCTGCTCAGTGATCCAGAAATCGGAGAAGCCTTCATCCTGCCTTTGAAGTCCCAAGGCGTCATTGAAATGCAAGACAGCGCCATGATCATCCGGGTGAAGTTTATGACCAAGCCGGGGGACCAATGGCTCGCCCGAAAGAAGGTCTATCAAGAAATCCGCACTCTCTTTGAACGCGAAGGCATCAAATTCGCACATCGAGAGGTTACAGTGCGGTTGGCCGACGGCAACCCGGACGATCTCACTGACGCGCAAAAGCGTAAAGTCGCGGCAGCAGCCCACGCTTCGCTTGATGAGGATATGTTGGAACGCGATGATCGGGGTGAAAGCAGCACCGATGATCGCTGA